TGTTTGCTCACTTAGCCTTGAAGACGCAGTGGGATCTTTTATATACGGAGATTGTGTTGGGGACCCGTGGCCTAAGCGGTAAGTACGTTGCGATGTGCATTGTCACACCTCTAGCCACGTGGGTTCACATCCCGGttgttcctgtgtggagtttgtccTGCAAAATCTGAGTGTCCAAGGTTTTGTGTGCAACTAAGATCTTGGTGGCACACAAAACCTTGGATACCCAGATTCTGAAggtcaaactccacacaggactaACCGGGATGCGAACCCACGTGGCTAGAGGTGTGACAATGCACATCGCAACGTACTTACCGCTTAGGCCACGGGTCCCCAACACCATCTCCGTATATAAGAGATTTCGCTGCTTTGTAAGAGGCAAAGTGAGCAAACATAAACATAAGAGTAAGTTAAATTAGCAGGTAGTATTGCCAGGCGGtgggtctcccatccaagtacttaGTCTGCTTACCTTAAGGGAGTATCAGGGTTGTATGCTGCGAGCCCAACGAACGAGGTAGGACCTGAGATCTGATGTCTTGAGTAGCACCTGTAACTTTAACAAAAGCAAACTTTTACCTGTTAAGTGCCCACTTACCTTTACGGCGCTGTTTCAGGTGACTAAGTCCAAGCATGCTGTAACGtacaaaatgccttttcttcaGAAGTGAACAACATTCTCAACCTGGAAAGATACATCTAACATTGTGAATGACACTGAcgaaaataaatgcaaatctACAAATGTAAAGATACTCTTGTGTATGTGTGATTCTTTAACGGAAAAAACACTGGACTGCAGGACTTCATTGGCCAACAACGACGAAACAACATCCTCTaccccaccccccacaacctATCAATGTGCTCAACTACCCAAAGAATGgtgccgtttttttttacagtactaCGTGTCAATAAACTGCGACGCTATGCCATATACGCACTTGAACAGGCGGCTGAATCCTATCAAGCGGACAGATGTTTACATCCCCGCACGCGTCAAGCATGACAGCAAAGAATAAGCGTAACATACCTTGAAGGTAGCGTGGATTCATGGCGTACTCGTCCTTGATGTTGGAATGGAGacgaatgttgttttttttcttcattcgtTGCAGAAAGCTCAGCGAAGCGATGAGACGAACGTAACGCGGTCTTGTCGCTCCTCCATCGTCGTCGGGACTGAGCTCACGCTCCGTCGCACACGGGAACGCGCGCGCGCTCCCGTGCCAGCCAGTGACAGACACAGAAGGCTGTTTTAATGACGACATCGCTCTCTGGTGGATCCTATGGGAAGTGCAAAGAAACAAGGTAAAGGGCCAAGTTGTGCCGCACTTTTCTAAATATCCGTTAGATGGTGCTGCTAACATTGAAAAGGTCACTTACAATCGTATAGGTGGAAGAAAGAGTccaaaattgatttaaattatgttgtttttagccTTAAAATTGACGAACttgacaaaaacatgcaaaaatacataCGTATATGTGGAAGAACTAGTCCAAAATTGATtttaataatgttgtttttagctTTAAAATTGACGAACTTGACGAAAACATCCTCACTcgtatttagctttttttttaccgtcaaaaacatgcaaaaatacttGTCATTTAAGACTTAAATATATGAAATTAATCGATAATGACGGCTATTcatccagttaaaatggattagaagTTAATCGCCTTCGATGACAGCCAATTAGTACATTAAAAAGTGTATaatcttacctttttttttgcataacacGCTGTTTTTCGTGCAAATTGGAGCTGTCACCAGGCTTTCTTGCCATTTCCCCACACGCATGCGCCTCTCACCGTGTGCAAAGAAGGTCAAGTTTGTTCCCTCCGGTTGCGCAATCGTTGCTCCACCGCTCCAAAAGTCAATCTATCCACAAGACTGCTCCTGCACCCCCGCCCCATTCCCTTTACGGTTTGACAGAGGAagttagagagagagtgagagagaaaaaaaaagttgtcattGTTGGCCTGCCCAACCAATCATCATTTTGGACAGCAGGAGTATAAAAGCAAGTACTCTAATCAAGTACTGCCAATAAGTGTTGGGAACTTAATCCAAAACAAACGAGGATCTCTTACTTGTTGATGCGATTCCGCAGCATGAAGTTCTCTCACTTGACTTTGCTTCTGTTTTTGGCTCCGGCGTCTTTGGGCGAGAATCACCACCACCGACAGTCGTtgtcctcctcttcgtcttcctcctcctcctcctcggtgCGTCCGCAGGGGGGCCTGGATCCGTCGGAGCCCCCGGAGCCGTGCTCCAGCTGCGACGTACGCCAGCACATGAAAAGCATGCGCCTAAACGCCATCAAGTCGCAAATCTTGAGTAAGCTACGCCTGAAGGAGGCGCCCAATATCAGCCGCGAGGTGGTCAAGCAACTTCTTCCCCGGGCGCCGCCGCTGCAGCAGCTCCTGGACCAGTACGACGTCCTGGGGGACGACAACCGGGACGCGCTGGtggatgacgatgacgacgagcACGCCGTTACCGAGACTGTCATGTTGATGGCCACCGAACGTAAGTCGACATTTTCCATGTTCGTCGGGGAATTTGCTGGGACTCCAACTTGCCGAAATGTCCTAAATTTGGGGAAAAGGGACATAGAATATTTTTAGGAATGACAGTTTTCGTTGTTGATAGAAGAAAGACAGTCAGTAATGTTGGAAGAtgacaagccttactatactacgtagtttttttaaagaataaagccttactatactatgtcgttttttaaagataaagccttactatagtatgtcgttttttaaagaaaaaaagccttactatactaagtcgtttttttaaagaaataaatccttactatagtttgtcgttttttaaagataaagccttactaaactgtcgtttttaccaaaaataaagccttactatactatgtcgtttttttggcaaaaaaaagccttactatactatgtcgttttttggtcgaGAAGTCCACCTGTGTATATAAGTTAACTTAAcgtcattatatattttttaaaatgtcttaaaaatcgTCACAGTACAGGATGagtttgtcattttcaaaagtGTCTCAAATTCACATTTTGAAAGTTTTGGTCCTATCTTACTCTTAGTTTTGTATCAGCTAAGACAAGCACTTGAACTGCAATTTTAAAGAATAATCAAGTActttttattatacatttaattactaactcaaaataattgaaaaagtcTTTAGCGCAACACTAGAACAGactcaaaaatgtacaaaacgtTTTTTAAACATAACTAAACAATGCTCATACATCAGTGAAAAAACAAAGTATACTTACCTACCTGTTGATGTCTTGTTTCTGGTGGTCTCGCCCCCTCGCAGCCGATCCCGCGGTCCAAGCCAACGGTGGTCCCAAATGTTGCCTGTTCTCGTTGGCGCAGAAGTTCCAGGCCAGCCGCATCTTCCGGGCTCAGCTTTGGGTCCACCTGAGGGCGCCTCGCGAGCCCACCGGCGTCTTCTTGCAAATTTCACGGCTGACGCCGGACGGCGGGCGTCACACGCGCATCCGCTCGCTCAAGCTGGACGTGAAGCCGGCCGTCGGCAGTGGCGGTGGCGGGCCGGGATCGAGCTCGGGCTCCTGGCAGAGCATCGACGTGAAGCAGGTGCTGAGCGTGTGGCTGCGGCAACCCGACACCAACTGGGGCATCCAGATCAACGCTTACGACGACAGGGGCAACGACTTGGCCGTCACCTCCGCCGAGCCCGGCGAGGAAGGACTGGTGAGTCTTTTCTCATTCAATTCCATTCGTTTAAATTCGTATTAATGAAACGTTAAGGTATACTTTTAATTTAGAGATAGTTTAATGGTAAATGTCTACAAGTATTTTTAAGGAATATATTTCCGTCATCCATCAGtcaaataaagccttactatactatgtcgttttttttttttttttacaaaaaagccttactatactatgtcgttttttaaagaaataaagccttactatactatgtcgtttttaacgaaaaatagccttactatacaatgtggtttttatttatttttttaaagaaaaaagccttactatactatgtcgtttttttttgaagaaaaaagccttactatactatgtcgttttttaaagaaataaagccttattatactatgtcgtttttaacgaaaaaaagccttactatactatgtcgtttttttttgaagaaaaaagccttactatactatgtcgttttttaacgaaagaaagccatactatactaagtcgttgttgttttttacgaaaaaaagccttactataccatgtcgttttttcaagaaaaagccttactatactatgtcgtttttttacccaaaaagccTATACTAACTCTAAGGCCTATCTCGTCTCCCCAGCAACCCTTCATGGAAGTGAAACTGAGCGAAGCCCCCCGTCGCGCCCGTCGCGACTCTGGCCTGGACTGCGACGAGAGATCGCCCGAGTCGCGCTGCTGCCGCTACCCGCTGACGGTGGACTTTGAGGACTTTGGCTGGGACTGGATTATCGCCCCCAAGCGCTACAAGGCCAACTACTGCTCGGGCGAGTGCGAGTACATGCACCTGCAAAAATACCCGCACACCCACCTGGTGAACAAAGCCAACCCTCGGGGCAACGCCGGACCCTGCTGCACCCCCACCAAAATGTCGCCCATCAACATGCTCTACTTCAACCGCAAGGAACAGATCATCTACGGCAAGATTCCGTCCATGGTGGTGGACCGCTGTGGCTGCTCTTGAGACCCCCCCAAACCCAAGCCCCAACCTTTGGCAGGTGGCGACACTGTATAGCTTCCTTTCTCTCCTCCGGGGGACGAGCGGGGGCCCTTTGACGAGCCTTTCCCAACTTTTATCCGCCAAAACGTGTAGTTCGGCGTCGACTATTGTCGTGGCGCGCCACCCTAATCTGTGGCGTGCCTGACCGAGACAAGAATTGAACTAAAGCTGTGCCCAACCGAgaccaaaatttgacaaaaactaTGCCCAAAAAGTGAAATTACCCATATAGAAATACTATATTAACTCCCCAAATAGACAAAAATCAGACTTTTTGCCTAAAAAAATTGAGACAGTAAACCTAAGTCCTCCACTTTGAGTATCTTTTCACAAAAAATCCTCTTAAAGTATGTCACTATCGTTACAAATTGGTGCAATATCTgccttaaatatgaaaacaaactaTATAATCAACAGCTTAGCTATTCTTGACCTGGCTCGATCGGCATCTTgtgctatgcattttttttgtacttttttggaAGCAAAAGATTTACGGAAATAAGCGTCTTCTCTCCATCGATTGGCCAACGAAGAAGCCGCCATCGCATCGACGTACGCGTGCCTCGACTTAGGCCGTGAgggtttttttgccatttggaagagcttgttttttttctgtaaatcac
Above is a window of Stigmatopora nigra isolate UIUO_SnigA chromosome 11, RoL_Snig_1.1, whole genome shotgun sequence DNA encoding:
- the mstnb gene encoding growth/differentiation factor 8 isoform X2, with the protein product MRFRSMKFSHLTLLLFLAPASLGENHHHRQSLSSSSSSSSSSSVRPQGGLDPSEPPEPCSSCDVRQHMKSMRLNAIKSQILSKLRLKEAPNISREVVKQLLPRAPPLQQLLDQYDVLGDDNRDALVDDDDDEHAVTETVMLMATEPDPAVQANGGPKCCLFSLAQKFQASRIFRAQLWVHLRAPREPTGVFLQISRLTPDGGRHTRIRSLKLDVKPAVGSGGGGPGSSSGSWQSIDVKQVLSVWLRQPDTNWGIQINAYDDRGNDLAVTSAEPGEEGLPILTLRPISSPQQPFMEVKLSEAPRRARRDSGLDCDERSPESRCCRYPLTVDFEDFGWDWIIAPKRYKANYCSGECEYMHLQKYPHTHLVNKANPRGNAGPCCTPTKMSPINMLYFNRKEQIIYGKIPSMVVDRCGCS
- the mstnb gene encoding growth/differentiation factor 8 isoform X1, with the protein product MRFRSMKFSHLTLLLFLAPASLGENHHHRQSLSSSSSSSSSSSVRPQGGLDPSEPPEPCSSCDVRQHMKSMRLNAIKSQILSKLRLKEAPNISREVVKQLLPRAPPLQQLLDQYDVLGDDNRDALVDDDDDEHAVTETVMLMATEPDPAVQANGGPKCCLFSLAQKFQASRIFRAQLWVHLRAPREPTGVFLQISRLTPDGGRHTRIRSLKLDVKPAVGSGGGGPGSSSGSWQSIDVKQVLSVWLRQPDTNWGIQINAYDDRGNDLAVTSAEPGEEGLQPFMEVKLSEAPRRARRDSGLDCDERSPESRCCRYPLTVDFEDFGWDWIIAPKRYKANYCSGECEYMHLQKYPHTHLVNKANPRGNAGPCCTPTKMSPINMLYFNRKEQIIYGKIPSMVVDRCGCS